A single Pan troglodytes isolate AG18354 chromosome 19, NHGRI_mPanTro3-v2.0_pri, whole genome shotgun sequence DNA region contains:
- the TXNDC17 gene encoding thioredoxin domain-containing protein 17, which yields MARYEEVSVSGFEEFHRAVEQHNGKTIFAYFTGSKDAGGKSWCPDCVQAEPVVREGLKHISEGCVFIYCQVGEKPYWKDPNNDFRKNLKVTAVPTLLKYGTPQKLVESECLQANLVEMLFSED from the exons ATGGCCCGCTATGAGGAGGTGAGCGTGTCCGGCTTCGAGGAGTTCCACCGGGCCGTGGAACAGCACAATGGCAAGACCATTTTCGCCTACTTTACGGGTTCTAAGGACGCCGGGGGGAAAAGCTGGTGCCCCGATTGCGTGCAGG ctgaaccAGTCGTACGAGAGGGGCTGAAGCACATTAGTGAAGGATGTGTGTTCATCTACTGCCAAGTAGGAGAAAAGCCTTA ttGGAAAGATCCAAATAATGACTTCAGAAAAAACTTGAAAGTAACAGCAGTGCCTACACTACTTAAGTATGGAACA CCTCAAAAACTGGTAGAATCTGAGTGTCTTCAGGCCAACCTGGTGGAAATGTTGTTCTCTGAAGATTAA